From a single Arachis hypogaea cultivar Tifrunner chromosome 3, arahy.Tifrunner.gnm2.J5K5, whole genome shotgun sequence genomic region:
- the LOC112734255 gene encoding peptidyl-prolyl cis-trans isomerase FKBP17-2, chloroplastic, with the protein MATFFNFPPVFSALPSRTHHHIHSSQTPPPPPPPQPSSTTGNDNQEILQVSTKSQQQKPIKPTKIESTDWIATSLTRRFGLGAGLAWVGFLAFGVISEQIKTRFEVSQQQANTRTVDKEQEVLLPNGIRYTELKVGGGASPKPGDLVVIDIVGRVEGSGQVFVDTREKKPLALVMGSRPYSKGVCEGIEYVLRTMKAGGKRRVIVPPSLGFGESGADFGTTEIPPLATLDYIVEVERVSIAPA; encoded by the exons ATGGCTACCTTCTTTAACTTCCCACCGGTCTTCTCTGCCCTCCCCTCCAGAACTCATCAccatatccactcatcacaaacACCACCGCCACCTCCACCACCTCAGCCCTCCAGCACAACTGGTAATGACAACCAGGAAATACTGCAAGTCTCTACCAAATCACAACAGCAGAAGCCTATCAAACCCACTAAGATTGAATCCACAGATTGGATAGCCACTTCCCTCACAAGACGATTTGGTCTCGGAGCTGGCCTTGCTTGGGTTGGCTTTCTTGCTTTTGGGGTCATCTCTGAACAGATTAAGACTCGCTTTGAGGTTTCTCAGCAGCAGGCCAACACAAGGACCGTTGACAAAGAACAAGAGGTGCTCCTCCCCAATGGCATAAG GTACACAGAATTGAAAGTTGGAGGTGGAGCTTCACCAAAACCAGGGGATCTAGTTGTGATTGACATAGTTGGAAGAGTGGAAGGCAGTGGACAAGTGTTTGTGGACACAAGAGAGAAGAAGCCACTGGCACTGGTGATGGGGTCAAGGCCATATAGCAAGGGAGTGTGTGAAGGCATAGAATATGTGCTAAGAACAATGAAGGCAGGTGGTAAGAGGAGAGTGATCGTGCCTCCTTCACTAGGGTTTGGAGAAAGTGGTGCTGATTTTGGCACTACTGAGATACCTCCACTTGCAACACTTGATTACATTGTTGAAGTTGAAAGAGTCTCCATTGCACCTGCttaa
- the LOC112734254 gene encoding mitogen-activated protein kinase 9 isoform X1: MGGGGGGTLVEGIRRLFQRRASSAIKGDDRIIIDNNNNNNNNNNNNRSDVLLVRDLRAQLASIPTSNQETELTIDDDFDISGLKPLKVPTQIFFKHSSMDPHKKGSAEAEFFTEYGEASRYQIHEVIGKGSYGVVGSALDTHTGEKVAIKKINDVFEHVSDATRILREIKLLRLLRHPDIVEIKHVMLPPSRREFKDIYVVFELMESDLHQVIKANDDLTPEHHQFFLYQLLRGLKYIHTANVFHRDLKPKNILANADCKLKICDFGLARVSFNDAPSAIFWTDYVATRWYRAPELCGSFFSKYTPAIDIWSIGCIFAEMLNGKPLFPGKNVVHQLDLMTDLLGSPPPESIARIRNEKARRYLSGMRKKQRVPLSQKFPTSDPLALRLLERLLAFDPKDRPTAEEALSDPYFRGLSNVDREPSTQPISKLEFEFERRKLTKDDVRELIYREILEYHPQMLQEYLRGGEQTSFMYPSGVDRFKRQFAHLEEHYGKGERSTPLQRQHASFSRERVCVPKDEKNKNDERPSGSNLSNPRESDAAGNTNAENGPSKPNNSTRCLLKSASISGSRSYEKPSKEPEEEPIAEVNEDMVDGLTEKVAAINV, encoded by the exons atgggtggtggtggtggtggaacgCTCGTGGAAGGGATTCGACGCTTATTCCAAAGACGTGCTTCTTCAGCTATTAAAGGGGACGATCGTATTATtatcgataataataataataataataacaataataataataataggagcGATGTGTTGTTGGTGAGAGATTTGCGGGCACAATTGGCCTCTATTCCCACTAGCAATCAAGAAACTGAACTCACCATTGACGATGACTTTGATATCTCTGGATTGAAGCCCCTCAAAGTCCCTACCCAGATCTTCTTCAAACACTCTTCCATGGATCCCCACAAAAAG GGTTCTGCAGAAGCTGAGTTTTTCACTGAGTATGGAGAGGCAAGCCGATACCAAATCCACGAAGTCATCGGGAAAGGAAGTTATGGCGTCGTGGGCTCTGCCCTCGACACTCATACTGGGGAAAAAGTTGCAATCAAGAAAATCAATGATGTTTTTGAACATGTATCGGATGCTACAAGAATCTTAAGAGAAATTAAGCTCCTGCGCTTGCTTCGCCATCCTGATATAGTAGAAATTAAACATGTTATGCTTCCTCCTTCCCGTCGAGAGTTCAAGGATATCTACGTCGTCTTTGAGTTGATGGAATCTGACCTTCATCAAGTAATCAAGGCAAACGATGATCTTACACCTGAGCATCACCAATTTTTCTTGTACCAACTTCTTCGAGGCCTCAAATATATACATACAG CAAATGTTTTTCATCGTGACTTAAAGCCCAAAAATATTCTCGCCAATGCTGATTGCAAACTAAAGATATGTGATTTTGGACTTGCTCGAGTTTCTTTTAATGATGCTCCATCAGCTATATTCTGGACT GACTATGTTGCAACTCGGTGGTACCGGGCACCTGAATTATGTGGTTCTTTTTTCTCTAAA TATACCCCCGCAATTGATATCTGGAGCATTGGATGCATATTTGCAGAAATGCTCAATGGAAAGCCATTGTTTCCGGGTAAAAATGTGGTGCACCAATTGGATCTCATGACCGATTTGCTTGGCAGTCCTCCACCTGAGTCCATTGCAAGG ATTCGAAATGAGAAAGCTAGAAGATATCTTAGTGGCATGCGAAAGAAGCAACGAGTTCCGTTATCTCAAAAATTTCCAACTTCAGATCCATTGGCTCTTCGATTACTGGAGCGCTTACTTGCATTTGATCCTAAAGATCGTCCAACAGCTGAAGAG GCTTTATCCGATCCTTATTTTCGAGGATTGTCGAATGTGGATCGTGAGCCATCCACTCAACCCATTTCAAaacttgagtttgagtttgaGAGAAGGAAATTGACCAAAGATGATGTTAGAGAGTTGATTTATCGAGAG ATTTTGGAGTATCATCCCCAGATGCTCCAGGAATATCTTCGTGGAGGAGAACAAACCAGCTTCATGTATCCAAG TGGGGTTGATCGGTTCAAGCGACAGTTTGCACATCTTGAGGAACATTATGGCAAGGGTGAGCGAAGCACTCCTTTGCAGAGACAGCATGCCTC GTTTTCCAGAGAGCGAGTTTGTGTTCCAAaggatgagaaaaacaaaaatgatGAAAGACCCAGCGGTTCAAATTTGTCTAATCCTCGAGAGTCTGATGCTGCTGGAAACACCAATGCAGAAAATGGGCCCTCAAAGCCAAACAACAGCACACGTTGCCTCTTGAAAAGTGCCAGCATTAGCGGTTCAAGGAGTTATGAGAAACCAAGTAAAGAACCAGAG GAGGAACCAATCGCGGAGGTCAATGAGGATATGGTAGATGGATTGACAGAGAAAGTTGCTGCTATAAATGTTTAG
- the LOC112734254 gene encoding mitogen-activated protein kinase 9 isoform X3, with protein sequence MGGGGGGTLVEGIRRLFQRRASSAIKGDDRIIIDNNNNNNNNNNNNRSDVLLVRDLRAQLASIPTSNQETELTIDDDFDISGLKPLKVPTQIFFKHSSMDPHKKGSAEAEFFTEYGEASRYQIHEVIGKGSYGVVGSALDTHTGEKVAIKKINDVFEHVSDATRILREIKLLRLLRHPDIVEIKHVMLPPSRREFKDIYVVFELMESDLHQVIKANDDLTPEHHQFFLYQLLRGLKYIHTANVFHRDLKPKNILANADCKLKICDFGLARVSFNDAPSAIFWTDYVATRWYRAPELCGSFFSKYTPAIDIWSIGCIFAEMLNGKPLFPGKNVVHQLDLMTDLLGSPPPESIARIRNEKARRYLSGMRKKQRVPLSQKFPTSDPLALRLLERLLAFDPKDRPTAEEALSDPYFRGLSNVDREPSTQPISKLEFEFERRKLTKDDVRELIYREILEYHPQMLQEYLRGGEQTSFMYPSGVDRFKRQFAHLEEHYGKGERSTPLQRQHASLPRQRVCVPKDEKNKNDERPSGSNLSNPRESDAAGNTNAENGPSKPNNSTRCLLKSASISGSRSYEKPSKEPEEEPIAEVNEDMVDGLTEKVAAINV encoded by the exons atgggtggtggtggtggtggaacgCTCGTGGAAGGGATTCGACGCTTATTCCAAAGACGTGCTTCTTCAGCTATTAAAGGGGACGATCGTATTATtatcgataataataataataataataacaataataataataataggagcGATGTGTTGTTGGTGAGAGATTTGCGGGCACAATTGGCCTCTATTCCCACTAGCAATCAAGAAACTGAACTCACCATTGACGATGACTTTGATATCTCTGGATTGAAGCCCCTCAAAGTCCCTACCCAGATCTTCTTCAAACACTCTTCCATGGATCCCCACAAAAAG GGTTCTGCAGAAGCTGAGTTTTTCACTGAGTATGGAGAGGCAAGCCGATACCAAATCCACGAAGTCATCGGGAAAGGAAGTTATGGCGTCGTGGGCTCTGCCCTCGACACTCATACTGGGGAAAAAGTTGCAATCAAGAAAATCAATGATGTTTTTGAACATGTATCGGATGCTACAAGAATCTTAAGAGAAATTAAGCTCCTGCGCTTGCTTCGCCATCCTGATATAGTAGAAATTAAACATGTTATGCTTCCTCCTTCCCGTCGAGAGTTCAAGGATATCTACGTCGTCTTTGAGTTGATGGAATCTGACCTTCATCAAGTAATCAAGGCAAACGATGATCTTACACCTGAGCATCACCAATTTTTCTTGTACCAACTTCTTCGAGGCCTCAAATATATACATACAG CAAATGTTTTTCATCGTGACTTAAAGCCCAAAAATATTCTCGCCAATGCTGATTGCAAACTAAAGATATGTGATTTTGGACTTGCTCGAGTTTCTTTTAATGATGCTCCATCAGCTATATTCTGGACT GACTATGTTGCAACTCGGTGGTACCGGGCACCTGAATTATGTGGTTCTTTTTTCTCTAAA TATACCCCCGCAATTGATATCTGGAGCATTGGATGCATATTTGCAGAAATGCTCAATGGAAAGCCATTGTTTCCGGGTAAAAATGTGGTGCACCAATTGGATCTCATGACCGATTTGCTTGGCAGTCCTCCACCTGAGTCCATTGCAAGG ATTCGAAATGAGAAAGCTAGAAGATATCTTAGTGGCATGCGAAAGAAGCAACGAGTTCCGTTATCTCAAAAATTTCCAACTTCAGATCCATTGGCTCTTCGATTACTGGAGCGCTTACTTGCATTTGATCCTAAAGATCGTCCAACAGCTGAAGAG GCTTTATCCGATCCTTATTTTCGAGGATTGTCGAATGTGGATCGTGAGCCATCCACTCAACCCATTTCAAaacttgagtttgagtttgaGAGAAGGAAATTGACCAAAGATGATGTTAGAGAGTTGATTTATCGAGAG ATTTTGGAGTATCATCCCCAGATGCTCCAGGAATATCTTCGTGGAGGAGAACAAACCAGCTTCATGTATCCAAG TGGGGTTGATCGGTTCAAGCGACAGTTTGCACATCTTGAGGAACATTATGGCAAGGGTGAGCGAAGCACTCCTTTGCAGAGACAGCATGCCTCCTTACCCAGGCAA CGAGTTTGTGTTCCAAaggatgagaaaaacaaaaatgatGAAAGACCCAGCGGTTCAAATTTGTCTAATCCTCGAGAGTCTGATGCTGCTGGAAACACCAATGCAGAAAATGGGCCCTCAAAGCCAAACAACAGCACACGTTGCCTCTTGAAAAGTGCCAGCATTAGCGGTTCAAGGAGTTATGAGAAACCAAGTAAAGAACCAGAG GAGGAACCAATCGCGGAGGTCAATGAGGATATGGTAGATGGATTGACAGAGAAAGTTGCTGCTATAAATGTTTAG
- the LOC112734253 gene encoding uncharacterized GPI-anchored protein At4g28100 — MKKRLALVLLLCAVVPCYVISDASTATIPAFPEEENVEGCSLSFSDEHYQGIKNACGSSLDRSRCCPVLAAWLYSAYSSTALKHAAADADADAASSYSYDMPLLPDDSETCVAGLGKALKGRGIQLMQPNDTCDVVYCYCGIRLHPFTCPHQSFHTLQNLNLENRCLTPTAFPPLSSCSNCLHTLYSLKKKASSNSSKASENRTTKIHNKDCELMGLTWLLARNTTAYIHTVSAVLRALMLSADGSDPQSCTLNSEGKPLAVDSSEMSDTSSSAILQAPTLLSLLLVYLITLLGMQHVIVILLYT; from the exons ATGAAGAAGAGACTTGCCCTTGTGTTGTTGCTGTGCGCTGTGGTTCCATGCTATGTGATAAGCGATGCATCAACAGCAACAATACCCGCATTCCCTGAAGAGGAAAACGTTGAGGGGTGCTCTCTGAGTTTCTCCGACGAGCACTACCAAGGGATCAAGAATGCCTGTGGATCCAGCCTGGACCGCAGCAGGTGCTGCCCCGTGTTGGCTGCCTGGCTTTACTCTGCCTACTCCTCAACGGCACTGAAGCATGCTGCTGCTGATGCTGATGCTGATGCTGCTTCATCATATTCATATGATATGCCCTTGTTGCCGGATGACTCGGAAACGTGCGTTGCTGGTTTAGGTAAGGCCCTCAAAGGCAGGGGAATCCAGCTGATGCAACCCAACGACACCTGCGATGTTGTCTACTGCTACTGCGGGATCAGGCTGCACCCCTTCACCTGCCCTCATCAAAGTTTTCACACCCTCCAAAATTTGAACTTGGAGAACCGTTGTCTCACTCCAACTGCTTTCCCGCCTCTTTCTTCATGCTCCAACTGCTTGCATACCCTCTACTCT CTTAAAAAGAAGGCTTCTTCAAATTCAAGCAAAGCATCAGAGAACAGGACCACCAAGATCCACAACAAAGATTGTGAGCTCATGGGGTTGACATGGCTTCTGGCCAGGAACACGACAGCATACATTCACACAGTTTCCGCGGTTCTTCGGGCTTTGATGCTCAGTGCTGACGGATCGGACCCTCAATCCTGCACTCTGAACAGCGAAGGAAAGCCTCTCGCCGTCGATTCTTCCGAGATGTCTGATACTTCCTCATCAGCCATCCTGCAAGCCCCAACCCTCCTTTCTTTGTTACTTGTTTATTTGATAACGCTACTTGGTATGCAGCATGTCATTGTCATTTTATTATACACctaa
- the LOC114925010 gene encoding uncharacterized protein, translated as MARVHCKNLLGFHCVGIEEAVGHRGGIWFLSSIANASCVVIDQIDQCITVKVSVGHNRPWMAVGDFNEIVAPDESTGAYFSSHRASLLATTLDDCELFDLKVTGRRYTWYRAVQAGRDLAKRLDRAIVNEAWMTMFPEGYSEILSRLHSDHCPILVRCHGSPRVKGSRPFRFQAAWATHPSYKHVISKAWNQEFGGVTERLKMVQQASLDFNSKIFGNIFVRKNKLEYQIDQIQRRLEVTDVLSLRIKEAELREDYNKLLLQEELFWYQKSREQWVKLSQNSK; from the exons ATGGCCCGTGTGCATTGCAAAAATTTG ttgggttttcattgtGTTGGTATTGAGGAAGCAGTAGGACACAGGGGTGGCATTTGGTTTCTATCTTCTATTGCTAATGCTTCTTGTGTGGTTATTGATCAAATTGACCAATGTATCACAGTGAAAGTGAGTGTGG GCCATAATAGACCATGGATGGcagttggtgattttaatgagattgtgGCACCAGATGAGAGTACAggtgcttatttttcttctcacagAGCTAGTCTATTAGCTACTACTCTAGATGACTGTGAGCTCTTTGATCTTAAAGTGACTGGTAGGAGATATACTTGGTATAGAGCAGTTCAGGCTGGCAGGGACTTGGCTAAAAGGTTGGATAGAGCTATAGTTAATGAGGCGTGGATGACAATGTTTCCTGAGGGTTATTCTGAAATTCTTAGCAGGCTTCattctgatcattgtcctatttTAGTTCGTTGTCATGGTAGCCCCAGAGTGAAAGGTTCACGTCCTTTTAGGTTCCAAGCTGCGTGGGCAACACATCCTTCTTATAAACATGTTATTAGTAAGGCTTGGAATCAAGAGTTTGGAGGCGTTACCGAAAGGCTTAAGATGGTTCAACAGGCTTCTTTGGACTTCAACtcaaagatttttggaaatatttttgtgCGAAAAAATAAGCTGGAATATCAGATTGATCAGATTCAACGGCGTTTAGAGGTTACCGATGTGTTATCTCTGAGAATTAAAGAAGCTGAACTGAGGGAAGATTACAATAAGCTTTTGTTGCAAGAGGAACTTTTTTGGTACCAAAAATCTAGAGAGCAGTGGGTCAA ACTATCGCAAAATAGCAAATGA
- the LOC112734258 gene encoding uncharacterized protein isoform X1 has translation MGTVIDSHFLALTAIITIGYQFVFFIITALLKFDKVTDFAGSTNFIIIAVLTLLLKGSWYFRQIILSFFVVLWGLRLGLFLLFRILKWGEDRRFDEMRNNLGKLAIFWTFQAVWVWTVSLPVTVVNASNRNPFIQPQDVIGWILWAVGFILEGTADHQKLRFKQSPENRGKWCNSGLWKYSRHPNYFGEMLLWWGIFVASTPILKGAEWLVIIGPIFLTLLLLFVSGIPMLEDSADKKFGNVDGYRIYKRRTSPLIPLPPPIYGNLPSWFRTTFLFELPLYSRNLPQEGLDWCRTSSGESSNAQKID, from the exons ATGGGAACTGTGATTGACTCTCACTTCTTGGCTCTCACTGCCATCATCACT ATTGGGTATCAGTTTGTGTTTTTCATCATCACTGCCCTCCTCAAATTTGACAAAGTTACTGATTTTGCCG gAAGTACCAATTTCATAATAATTGCTGTGTTGACCCTCCTGCTCAAGGGATCATGGTATTTTCGACAG ATAATCCTCTCTTTCTTTGTTGTATTATGGGGTCTTCGCCTCGGCCTTTTTCTCTTATTCAG GATTCTGAAGTGGGGAGAGGATCGACGCTTTGACGAAATGCGGAATAATTTGGGAAAATTGGCCATATTCTGGACATTTCAG GCTGTGTGGGTGTGGACAGTGAGTTTACCTGTTACAGTGGTTAATGCAAGCAACCGAAATCCTTTCATACAGCCTCAGGATGTGATAGGATGGATTTTGTGGGCTGTGGGTTTTATACTTGAAGGGACAGCGGATCATCAGAAGCTGCGCTTTAAACAGTCTCCAGAAAATAGAGGCAAGTGGTGCAATTCTGGTCTCTGGAAATATTCTCGCCATCCAAACTACTTTGGTGAG ATGTTGCTTTGGTGGGGAATTTTTGTGGCATCCACACCAATACTGAAGGGAGCTGAATGGTTGGTAATCATTGGACCAATATTTCTCActttgttgcttctttttgtcAGTGGCATTCCAATGCTTGAG GATTCAGCAGATAAGAAGTTTGGAAATGTAGATGGATACAGGATATACAAACGGAGGACTAG CCCTTTAATCCCGTTGCCACCACCAATCTATGGAAACTTGCCCTCGTGGTTCAGAACAACTTTCCTCTTTGAATTACCACTCTACAGTCGTAATCTTCCACAAGAAGGACTAGACTG GTGTAGAACAAGCAGCGGGGAAAGCAGCAATGCTCAGAAAATTGACTAG
- the LOC112734258 gene encoding uncharacterized protein isoform X2, with amino-acid sequence MGTVIDSHFLALTAIITIGYQFVFFIITALLKFDKVTDFAGSTNFIIIAVLTLLLKGSWYFRQIILSFFVVLWGLRLGLFLLFRILKWGEDRRFDEMRNNLGKLAIFWTFQAVWVWTVSLPVTVVNASNRNPFIQPQDVIGWILWAVGFILEGTADHQKLRFKQSPENRGKWCNSGLWKYSRHPNYFGEMLLWWGIFVASTPILKGAEWLVIIGPIFLTLLLLFVSGIPMLEDSADKKFGNVDGYRIYKRRTSPLIPLPPPIYGNLPSWFRTTFLFELPLYSRNLPQEGLD; translated from the exons ATGGGAACTGTGATTGACTCTCACTTCTTGGCTCTCACTGCCATCATCACT ATTGGGTATCAGTTTGTGTTTTTCATCATCACTGCCCTCCTCAAATTTGACAAAGTTACTGATTTTGCCG gAAGTACCAATTTCATAATAATTGCTGTGTTGACCCTCCTGCTCAAGGGATCATGGTATTTTCGACAG ATAATCCTCTCTTTCTTTGTTGTATTATGGGGTCTTCGCCTCGGCCTTTTTCTCTTATTCAG GATTCTGAAGTGGGGAGAGGATCGACGCTTTGACGAAATGCGGAATAATTTGGGAAAATTGGCCATATTCTGGACATTTCAG GCTGTGTGGGTGTGGACAGTGAGTTTACCTGTTACAGTGGTTAATGCAAGCAACCGAAATCCTTTCATACAGCCTCAGGATGTGATAGGATGGATTTTGTGGGCTGTGGGTTTTATACTTGAAGGGACAGCGGATCATCAGAAGCTGCGCTTTAAACAGTCTCCAGAAAATAGAGGCAAGTGGTGCAATTCTGGTCTCTGGAAATATTCTCGCCATCCAAACTACTTTGGTGAG ATGTTGCTTTGGTGGGGAATTTTTGTGGCATCCACACCAATACTGAAGGGAGCTGAATGGTTGGTAATCATTGGACCAATATTTCTCActttgttgcttctttttgtcAGTGGCATTCCAATGCTTGAG GATTCAGCAGATAAGAAGTTTGGAAATGTAGATGGATACAGGATATACAAACGGAGGACTAG CCCTTTAATCCCGTTGCCACCACCAATCTATGGAAACTTGCCCTCGTGGTTCAGAACAACTTTCCTCTTTGAATTACCACTCTACAGTCGTAATCTTCCACAAGAAGGACTAGACTG A
- the LOC112734254 gene encoding mitogen-activated protein kinase 9 isoform X2, with protein sequence MGGGGGGTLVEGIRRLFQRRASSAIKGDDRIIIDNNNNNNNNNNNNRSDVLLVRDLRAQLASIPTSNQETELTIDDDFDISGLKPLKVPTQIFFKHSSMDPHKKGSAEAEFFTEYGEASRYQIHEVIGKGSYGVVGSALDTHTGEKVAIKKINDVFEHVSDATRILREIKLLRLLRHPDIVEIKHVMLPPSRREFKDIYVVFELMESDLHQVIKANDDLTPEHHQFFLYQLLRGLKYIHTANVFHRDLKPKNILANADCKLKICDFGLARVSFNDAPSAIFWTDYVATRWYRAPELCGSFFSKYTPAIDIWSIGCIFAEMLNGKPLFPGKNVVHQLDLMTDLLGSPPPESIARIRNEKARRYLSGMRKKQRVPLSQKFPTSDPLALRLLERLLAFDPKDRPTAEEALSDPYFRGLSNVDREPSTQPISKLEFEFERRKLTKDDVRELIYREILEYHPQMLQEYLRGGEQTSFMYPSGVDRFKRQFAHLEEHYGKGERSTPLQRQHASLPRERVCVPKDEKNKNDERPSGSNLSNPRESDAAGNTNAENGPSKPNNSTRCLLKSASISGSRSYEKPSKEPEEEPIAEVNEDMVDGLTEKVAAINV encoded by the exons atgggtggtggtggtggtggaacgCTCGTGGAAGGGATTCGACGCTTATTCCAAAGACGTGCTTCTTCAGCTATTAAAGGGGACGATCGTATTATtatcgataataataataataataataacaataataataataataggagcGATGTGTTGTTGGTGAGAGATTTGCGGGCACAATTGGCCTCTATTCCCACTAGCAATCAAGAAACTGAACTCACCATTGACGATGACTTTGATATCTCTGGATTGAAGCCCCTCAAAGTCCCTACCCAGATCTTCTTCAAACACTCTTCCATGGATCCCCACAAAAAG GGTTCTGCAGAAGCTGAGTTTTTCACTGAGTATGGAGAGGCAAGCCGATACCAAATCCACGAAGTCATCGGGAAAGGAAGTTATGGCGTCGTGGGCTCTGCCCTCGACACTCATACTGGGGAAAAAGTTGCAATCAAGAAAATCAATGATGTTTTTGAACATGTATCGGATGCTACAAGAATCTTAAGAGAAATTAAGCTCCTGCGCTTGCTTCGCCATCCTGATATAGTAGAAATTAAACATGTTATGCTTCCTCCTTCCCGTCGAGAGTTCAAGGATATCTACGTCGTCTTTGAGTTGATGGAATCTGACCTTCATCAAGTAATCAAGGCAAACGATGATCTTACACCTGAGCATCACCAATTTTTCTTGTACCAACTTCTTCGAGGCCTCAAATATATACATACAG CAAATGTTTTTCATCGTGACTTAAAGCCCAAAAATATTCTCGCCAATGCTGATTGCAAACTAAAGATATGTGATTTTGGACTTGCTCGAGTTTCTTTTAATGATGCTCCATCAGCTATATTCTGGACT GACTATGTTGCAACTCGGTGGTACCGGGCACCTGAATTATGTGGTTCTTTTTTCTCTAAA TATACCCCCGCAATTGATATCTGGAGCATTGGATGCATATTTGCAGAAATGCTCAATGGAAAGCCATTGTTTCCGGGTAAAAATGTGGTGCACCAATTGGATCTCATGACCGATTTGCTTGGCAGTCCTCCACCTGAGTCCATTGCAAGG ATTCGAAATGAGAAAGCTAGAAGATATCTTAGTGGCATGCGAAAGAAGCAACGAGTTCCGTTATCTCAAAAATTTCCAACTTCAGATCCATTGGCTCTTCGATTACTGGAGCGCTTACTTGCATTTGATCCTAAAGATCGTCCAACAGCTGAAGAG GCTTTATCCGATCCTTATTTTCGAGGATTGTCGAATGTGGATCGTGAGCCATCCACTCAACCCATTTCAAaacttgagtttgagtttgaGAGAAGGAAATTGACCAAAGATGATGTTAGAGAGTTGATTTATCGAGAG ATTTTGGAGTATCATCCCCAGATGCTCCAGGAATATCTTCGTGGAGGAGAACAAACCAGCTTCATGTATCCAAG TGGGGTTGATCGGTTCAAGCGACAGTTTGCACATCTTGAGGAACATTATGGCAAGGGTGAGCGAAGCACTCCTTTGCAGAGACAGCATGCCTCCTTACCCAG AGAGCGAGTTTGTGTTCCAAaggatgagaaaaacaaaaatgatGAAAGACCCAGCGGTTCAAATTTGTCTAATCCTCGAGAGTCTGATGCTGCTGGAAACACCAATGCAGAAAATGGGCCCTCAAAGCCAAACAACAGCACACGTTGCCTCTTGAAAAGTGCCAGCATTAGCGGTTCAAGGAGTTATGAGAAACCAAGTAAAGAACCAGAG GAGGAACCAATCGCGGAGGTCAATGAGGATATGGTAGATGGATTGACAGAGAAAGTTGCTGCTATAAATGTTTAG